Part of the Streptomyces sp. NBC_01264 genome, CGGTCAGGAGCGGGGCGCCTTCCGTGTGAGCGGCGGGGCTAGTCCCAGCCGAAGTCGCTGCGGCGCGTCACGAGAGCCCCCTGTGTAGTCAGAACCTCCAAACCCTATCGAGAATGATCAAGGTCGGGGAGCCCTCCACCCCTCGGGCCGCCGGTGGGCCGTCAGGCCGCGTACGGTCCCCGGAACGTGCGGCGGAAGGCGTTCGGGGTGGTGCTCAGCGTCCGCAGGAAGTGGTGGCGCAGGGCGGCCGCCGTACCGAACCCGCAGCGCCCCGCGATCGCGTCGACCGTCTCGTCGGTGGTCTCCAGCAGCTCCTGAGCCAGCAGGACCCGCTGGCGCAGCACCCACTGGTACGGGGTGGTCCCCGTCTCCTGCAGGAAGCGCCGGGCGAAGGTCCGCGCGGACATGTGGGCCCGCTCCGCGAGCTGCTCGACGGTGATCTCCTCCTCCAGGTGGCGGGCCATCCAGCCGATCACCTCGCCCACCGTGTCGCAGGAGGTGCGGGGCAGCGGACGCTGGATGTACTGCGCCTGCCCGCCGTCCCGGTGCGGCGGTACGACCATCCGCCGGGCGATGGTGTTGGCCACCTCGGCGCCCTGCTCCTGGCGGACGAGGTGCAGGCACGCGTCGATCCCGGAGGCGGTGCCGGCCGAGGTGATCACCTGGCCCTCGTCCACGTAGAGCACGTCGGGGTCGACCCTGGCCCGCGGGAAGCGGCGGGCGAGGGCCGGGGCGTGCATCCAGTGCGTGGTGCAGCGCCGGTCGTCCAGCAGCCCGGCCGCGCCGAGCAGGAAGGCCCCGCTGCACACGCTCAGCACCCGGGCGCCCCGGTCCACGGCCCGCCGCAGGGCCTCCAGGATCGGCTCCGGGTACTCGCGGGTGGGGGCGTCGCGGTCGGCGGGCAGGCAGATCAGGTCCGCTTCCTCCAGCCGCTCGGGCCCGTGGGGGAGCGTGAGGCCGTAGTGGCCGTCGCCGACGGTGACCGGGTTCCCCTCCATCGCGCAGACGGCGAAATCGTAGGTCGGCAGGCCCATGGCGCTGCGGTCGATGCCGAAGACCTCGCAGAAGATGCCCATCTCGAAGGGGGCGACCCCGTTCACCACGGCCACGGCCACGTTGCTGAGGGAGGAAGGCTTCACCATGTCCCCAGTGTGGCAGTAATTCGCCCTTCCATGACAGTCCTGCCACTGTCCGGTTTCGGCCGCCCTGGCGAGAGTGGAGTCATGAACACCTTCCTCGACTACCTCGTCGTCCTGGCCGTCGCCGCCTTCCTGCTCGCCCCCGCCCTCTACGGAGCCCTGCGCGAACGCCGCCTCGACCGCCAGATCCGCGCGGCCCACGCGTCGGGGGCCGTCGCGGCGCCGGGAACGGCGAAGCGCCCCCGCCCGACGTCTTGGTCACCCAAGTCGATCTCCCCGTGGGCGGGGACGCTGTCACGCGGTGCACCGAGCGGTGCACCGAGCGGTGCACCGAGCGGTGCACCGAGCGGTGGTGCCGGCCGGACCTAGAAGTCCTCGTCCAGGTCGACCGTGCCCTCGACCGCGACCTGGTAGGCCGACGGGCG contains:
- a CDS encoding helix-turn-helix domain-containing protein; the encoded protein is MVKPSSLSNVAVAVVNGVAPFEMGIFCEVFGIDRSAMGLPTYDFAVCAMEGNPVTVGDGHYGLTLPHGPERLEEADLICLPADRDAPTREYPEPILEALRRAVDRGARVLSVCSGAFLLGAAGLLDDRRCTTHWMHAPALARRFPRARVDPDVLYVDEGQVITSAGTASGIDACLHLVRQEQGAEVANTIARRMVVPPHRDGGQAQYIQRPLPRTSCDTVGEVIGWMARHLEEEITVEQLAERAHMSARTFARRFLQETGTTPYQWVLRQRVLLAQELLETTDETVDAIAGRCGFGTAAALRHHFLRTLSTTPNAFRRTFRGPYAA